The Rhizobium leguminosarum genome includes a region encoding these proteins:
- a CDS encoding IS630 family transposase has protein sequence MNIKFHIELSQSERDQLAALLSGGCHRSRKIKRAQILVAANEGFSDEVIAATLNVSGSTIYRTKRRFVEANLEGALSEEPRPGVERKLSSKEEALLVATACSKPPPGRARWTLELLADEMVRLTDHDQLSSETVRRRLAENHLKPWRKDMWCIPKIDGEYVARMEDVLDLYAETPDPQRPVVCFDESPTQLIGEVREPIAAKPGQLERYDCEYRRNGTVNLFVFMDAHRPWRRVKVTDRRTNQDFAECMRELVDVDYPDAPIIRVVMDNLSTHSAGALYDAFPAPQARRVLKRLEFHHTPKHASWLNMVEIEIGVLRSQCLDRRIDNKDTIIAEVAAWEQQRNAHGAKIQWMFTTENARKKLRKAYPVKES, from the coding sequence ATGAATATAAAGTTTCACATAGAGCTTAGCCAATCGGAACGTGACCAACTGGCCGCTTTGTTGAGCGGGGGGTGCCACAGGTCGCGCAAGATCAAGCGCGCCCAGATCCTGGTCGCAGCGAACGAAGGCTTCAGCGACGAGGTGATCGCGGCAACCTTGAACGTCAGCGGATCGACGATTTACCGGACCAAACGCCGGTTTGTGGAAGCCAATCTGGAAGGGGCGCTCAGCGAAGAACCGCGCCCGGGTGTTGAGCGCAAGCTATCGAGCAAGGAGGAGGCGCTGTTGGTAGCGACCGCCTGCTCAAAGCCGCCGCCCGGGCGAGCCCGCTGGACCCTGGAGCTTCTGGCAGATGAGATGGTCCGGCTCACCGATCATGACCAGTTGTCCTCGGAGACCGTGCGTCGCCGGCTGGCTGAGAACCATCTCAAGCCTTGGCGCAAAGACATGTGGTGCATCCCAAAGATCGATGGGGAATACGTCGCGCGCATGGAGGATGTTCTCGACCTCTACGCAGAAACGCCTGATCCACAAAGGCCCGTGGTCTGCTTCGACGAGAGCCCGACCCAACTCATCGGCGAAGTGCGCGAGCCCATTGCGGCCAAGCCTGGCCAGCTTGAACGCTACGATTGCGAGTATCGCCGAAACGGCACGGTCAATCTGTTTGTCTTCATGGACGCCCACCGGCCCTGGCGCAGGGTGAAGGTCACCGATCGGCGAACCAACCAAGACTTCGCCGAGTGCATGCGCGAACTGGTCGACGTCGATTATCCCGACGCGCCGATCATCCGCGTGGTGATGGACAACCTCTCCACTCATTCCGCCGGGGCGCTTTACGACGCATTTCCCGCCCCGCAAGCTCGAAGGGTGCTGAAGCGACTGGAGTTCCACCACACGCCCAAGCACGCCAGTTGGCTCAACATGGTCGAGATCGAGATCGGTGTCCTGCGTAGCCAATGCCTCGACCGTCGTATCGACAACAAAGACACCATAATCGCCGAAGTCGCAGCCTGGGAGCAGCAACGCAACGCCCACGGCGCAAAGATCCAATGGATGTTCACAACCGAAAATGCCCGCAAAAAGCTCCGTAAAGCTTACCCCGTCAAAGAGTCATAA
- a CDS encoding LexA family protein, whose amino-acid sequence MNPKMSPSLDPQAATARRGLTQIQGQYLAFIYAYSRIFKQPPAEADMRRHFGVTAPSVHQMVLTLEKAGFISRVPGAARSIQLLIPPEALPILR is encoded by the coding sequence ATGAATCCCAAAATGAGTCCCTCACTTGACCCGCAAGCCGCAACGGCAAGACGGGGCCTTACGCAGATCCAAGGCCAGTACCTGGCCTTCATCTACGCCTACAGCCGCATCTTCAAACAGCCTCCGGCCGAAGCCGACATGCGTCGCCACTTCGGCGTTACGGCTCCGTCTGTTCACCAGATGGTGCTGACCCTCGAGAAGGCGGGTTTTATATCTCGCGTGCCAGGCGCCGCACGCAGCATCCAACTTCTCATCCCACCAGAAGCCCTGCCAATTCTACGATAA
- a CDS encoding GNAT family N-acetyltransferase: MQTQQLDVHEQPSDDVALADTAISRLRQLSIKLAMAQLDIEVFDAMQPLEDDWRALERDNLQSLHQSYDWCAAWVSAFQRPLAILKATHAGQTAFILPVEIVKSRGLSAAKFIAADHSNINTGLFAESFAEAGRTIAPHEFAGKLRHALKGRADLLLLQNIPLEWRGRESPLAGLPMVQNQNHAYQLPFLPAFEDTLKQLNAKNRRKKFRVQSKRLEAAGGFEYVIPETSAEQHGLLDIFFRLKSARFASLGLPDVFADRETQTFLHGLIDKLDDSRQYLGLQMHMLRLKGEHEGKIAAISGISRKGDHIICQFGAIDEELVPDTSPGEFLYWQIISGLHGKGVALFDFGLGDQTYKRSWAPVETAHYDVVLPVSSFGVVAGTAHRLVTRTKAHIKVRPKLYKFAQGIRARIG, from the coding sequence GTGCAGACGCAACAGCTCGATGTCCATGAACAGCCGTCCGACGACGTGGCGCTGGCCGATACGGCCATTTCGCGCCTGCGCCAGCTGAGCATCAAACTTGCCATGGCCCAACTGGACATCGAAGTCTTCGACGCGATGCAGCCGCTGGAGGATGACTGGCGGGCGCTGGAGCGCGACAATCTCCAGTCCCTGCATCAGAGCTACGACTGGTGCGCCGCCTGGGTGAGCGCCTTCCAGCGGCCGCTTGCGATCCTCAAAGCCACTCATGCGGGTCAGACCGCCTTCATTCTGCCGGTCGAGATCGTCAAGTCCCGCGGGCTCAGCGCGGCGAAATTCATTGCCGCAGATCACAGCAATATCAATACTGGCCTGTTCGCGGAGAGCTTTGCCGAAGCCGGCAGGACCATCGCCCCCCATGAGTTCGCCGGCAAGCTCCGGCATGCGCTGAAGGGCCGCGCCGATCTGCTGCTGCTGCAGAACATTCCGCTGGAATGGCGCGGGCGAGAGAGCCCGCTCGCCGGGCTGCCGATGGTGCAGAACCAGAATCACGCCTATCAGCTGCCGTTCCTTCCCGCTTTCGAGGACACACTGAAGCAGCTCAACGCCAAGAACCGGCGCAAGAAATTCCGTGTTCAGTCGAAGCGCCTCGAGGCGGCGGGCGGCTTCGAATACGTCATTCCCGAGACATCGGCAGAACAGCACGGCCTGCTCGATATCTTCTTCCGCCTGAAAAGCGCCCGCTTCGCCAGCCTCGGCCTGCCCGACGTCTTTGCCGACAGGGAAACACAGACCTTCCTGCACGGTCTCATCGACAAGCTGGATGACAGCAGGCAGTATCTCGGGCTGCAGATGCATATGCTCCGGCTCAAGGGCGAGCATGAGGGTAAGATCGCCGCAATTTCAGGGATTTCGCGAAAGGGCGACCATATCATCTGCCAGTTCGGCGCGATCGATGAAGAGCTCGTGCCGGATACCAGCCCCGGCGAATTTCTCTATTGGCAGATCATCTCGGGATTGCATGGCAAGGGTGTCGCGCTGTTCGATTTCGGCCTCGGCGACCAGACCTACAAGCGTTCCTGGGCGCCGGTCGAGACCGCGCATTACGACGTGGTGTTGCCGGTATCGTCTTTCGGCGTCGTCGCCGGCACCGCCCACCGGCTCGTTACCCGCACCAAGGCGCACATCAAGGTGCGCCCGAAGCTCTATAAATTCGCCCAGGGCATCCGGGCACGGATCGGCTGA
- a CDS encoding DUF2842 domain-containing protein — protein MPVRLRKFIGTILIIVLVVVYALVANTIAVATLGNAPWWGHLLYFLLTGLLWVLPAMVIIKWMAGPTHS, from the coding sequence ATGCCCGTCCGCCTCCGCAAATTCATCGGCACGATCCTCATCATCGTGCTCGTGGTCGTCTATGCGCTGGTGGCCAATACGATCGCGGTGGCAACGCTCGGCAACGCGCCCTGGTGGGGACATCTGCTCTATTTCCTGCTCACCGGCCTGCTCTGGGTATTGCCGGCGATGGTGATCATCAAATGGATGGCCGGACCAACGCATAGCTAA
- a CDS encoding COX15/CtaA family protein: MAVANPTTEQAILSEMRKQSRDRRALRFWLGFVLLALFCLVLVGGATRLTNSGLSITEWKPIHGVIPPLSAAEWEEEFRLYQRIPEFQQLNSSMTVDEFKGIFWWEWAHRLIARAIGVIFALPLIYFWLTGRIEKRLRWPLVGILALGGLQGFIGWWMVSSGLSVRTDVSQYRLATHLVMACLIFAGCMWIMRGLSRHSNDPAPTRSSRGFAAAIAIFSLFQIYLGALVAGLDAGLSYNTWPLMDGAVIPPDLLIQQPFWINVFENPKTVQFIHRIGAYTLFALTLINMVIALGAAPWTTHARRAILLFVLVTLQAAIGIATLLMQVPLHWGLLHQAGALVVFGFAVANWRGFYGEYPHGTIIAERN; this comes from the coding sequence ATGGCCGTCGCAAACCCGACCACGGAACAGGCGATCCTGAGCGAAATGCGCAAGCAGAGCCGCGACCGCCGCGCCTTGCGCTTCTGGCTCGGCTTCGTGCTTTTGGCGCTCTTCTGTCTCGTGCTCGTCGGCGGCGCCACGCGGCTGACCAATTCCGGCCTGTCGATCACCGAGTGGAAGCCGATCCACGGCGTCATCCCGCCGCTGTCGGCTGCCGAATGGGAGGAGGAATTCCGCCTCTACCAGCGCATTCCCGAATTTCAGCAGCTGAACAGTTCCATGACCGTCGATGAGTTCAAGGGCATCTTCTGGTGGGAATGGGCGCACCGGCTGATCGCGCGTGCCATCGGCGTGATCTTCGCGCTGCCGCTCATCTATTTCTGGCTGACCGGGCGGATCGAGAAGCGTCTGCGCTGGCCGCTCGTCGGCATCCTGGCGCTCGGCGGCCTGCAGGGTTTTATCGGTTGGTGGATGGTGTCCTCGGGACTTTCCGTCCGCACCGACGTCAGCCAGTACAGGCTGGCGACGCATCTCGTCATGGCCTGCCTGATCTTTGCCGGCTGCATGTGGATCATGCGCGGTCTCTCCAGACATTCCAACGATCCGGCGCCGACAAGAAGCTCGCGCGGTTTTGCCGCCGCGATCGCCATTTTCTCTCTGTTCCAGATCTATCTGGGCGCGCTGGTGGCGGGGCTCGACGCTGGTTTGTCCTACAATACCTGGCCGCTGATGGATGGCGCCGTCATCCCTCCCGATCTGCTGATCCAGCAGCCCTTCTGGATCAATGTCTTCGAGAACCCGAAGACGGTGCAGTTCATTCACCGCATCGGTGCCTATACGCTCTTCGCATTGACGCTGATCAACATGGTGATTGCTCTTGGTGCAGCGCCATGGACCACCCATGCGCGCCGCGCGATCCTGCTTTTCGTGCTGGTGACGCTGCAGGCGGCAATCGGCATAGCGACGCTGCTGATGCAGGTGCCGCTTCACTGGGGCCTGCTGCACCAGGCCGGTGCGCTGGTGGTTTTCGGTTTCGCCGTCGCCAACTGGCGCGGCTTTTACGGCGAATATCCGCACGGGACGATAATCGCCGAACGTAATTGA
- a CDS encoding sulfite exporter TauE/SafE family protein: MTLDAISAGVGAWFAAALPDHGIYALMAFAFIAGLARGFSGFGAALIFIPLGGAIVGPKLISPILLVIDGIATLGMIPPAWRGANRREVLIMAAGAALGVPAGTAMLALLDPTILRWSITIIAIALLALLVSGWRYHGAPSAPLSSGAAQLGGPPVVAYWLGGKSDFTRVRANVVLYFSISSVFSAISYYIGGLFVPAVFALTVVILPSYMVGLYGGSKLFGLAEERTFRIACYVLIAAAAIIGMPLLDGVLR; this comes from the coding sequence ATGACGCTGGATGCGATTAGCGCTGGCGTCGGCGCATGGTTTGCCGCCGCCTTGCCCGATCATGGCATCTATGCGCTGATGGCATTTGCCTTCATCGCCGGGCTTGCCCGCGGTTTTTCGGGCTTTGGCGCTGCATTGATCTTCATTCCGCTCGGCGGCGCGATCGTCGGACCGAAGCTGATCTCGCCGATCCTGCTCGTCATCGACGGCATTGCCACACTCGGGATGATCCCGCCGGCCTGGCGCGGCGCCAACCGGCGCGAGGTCCTCATCATGGCGGCGGGCGCCGCGCTCGGCGTCCCGGCCGGCACGGCGATGCTGGCGCTGCTCGACCCGACGATTTTGCGCTGGAGCATCACGATCATCGCCATCGCCCTGCTTGCGCTCCTCGTCTCGGGATGGCGCTACCACGGTGCGCCTTCGGCACCGCTCAGCAGCGGCGCCGCGCAGCTCGGCGGGCCGCCAGTCGTCGCCTACTGGCTCGGCGGCAAGAGCGACTTCACCCGCGTCAGGGCGAATGTCGTGCTCTACTTCTCGATCTCGTCGGTCTTCAGCGCCATCAGCTATTATATCGGCGGACTGTTCGTGCCCGCTGTCTTCGCGCTCACCGTCGTCATCCTGCCGAGTTACATGGTCGGACTCTACGGCGGCTCGAAACTGTTCGGCCTTGCCGAGGAACGGACCTTCCGCATAGCCTGCTATGTCCTGATCGCCGCCGCCGCGATCATCGGCATGCCGCTGCTCGATGGGGTGTTGCGCTAG
- the argC gene encoding N-acetyl-gamma-glutamyl-phosphate reductase, giving the protein MAPKIFIDGEHGTTGLQIRTRMAGRRDVELLSIPEAERRNAAMREDMLNGADIAILCLPDDASKEAVQMVSANNNVRVIDTSTAFRVNPGWAYGFAEMDKQQADKIAAARFVANPGCYPTGAIGLIRPLRAAGILPDGYPITVNAVSGYTGGGKQMIAQMENPDHPDAITAPHFLYGLPLTHKHVPEMTVHGLLDRAPIFSPSVGKFAQGMIVQVPLHLDDLAEGTTMESIHAALVAHYAGQDIVSVVPLAESKALPRVNAIELEGKDTMKLFVFGTPGASQVNLVALLDNLGKGASGAAVQNMDLMLAS; this is encoded by the coding sequence ATGGCACCGAAAATCTTCATCGACGGCGAACACGGCACGACGGGTCTACAGATCCGCACGCGCATGGCCGGCCGCCGCGATGTCGAACTTCTGTCCATACCCGAAGCCGAGCGGCGCAACGCCGCCATGCGCGAGGACATGCTGAACGGCGCCGACATCGCCATTCTCTGCCTGCCCGACGATGCGTCGAAAGAAGCGGTTCAGATGGTTTCGGCCAACAACAATGTGCGCGTCATCGACACTTCGACCGCCTTCCGCGTCAATCCCGGCTGGGCCTATGGTTTTGCGGAAATGGACAAGCAGCAGGCCGACAAGATCGCTGCCGCCCGTTTCGTCGCCAATCCCGGCTGCTATCCCACCGGAGCGATCGGCCTCATCCGGCCGCTTCGCGCCGCCGGCATTCTGCCGGACGGCTATCCGATTACGGTCAACGCGGTCTCCGGCTATACCGGCGGCGGCAAGCAGATGATCGCGCAGATGGAAAACCCGGATCACCCGGATGCGATCACCGCGCCGCATTTCCTCTACGGCCTGCCGCTCACCCACAAACACGTGCCCGAGATGACCGTTCACGGCCTGCTCGACCGCGCGCCGATCTTCTCGCCGTCCGTCGGCAAGTTCGCGCAGGGCATGATCGTGCAGGTGCCGCTGCATCTCGACGATCTCGCCGAGGGCACGACGATGGAGAGTATCCATGCGGCCCTCGTCGCCCATTATGCCGGCCAGGATATCGTCAGTGTCGTACCGCTGGCCGAAAGCAAGGCCCTGCCCCGCGTCAATGCCATCGAGCTCGAAGGCAAGGACACGATGAAGCTCTTCGTCTTCGGCACACCAGGCGCTTCGCAGGTCAATTTGGTGGCGCTGCTCGACAATCTCGGCAAGGGGGCGTCGGGCGCCGCCGTCCAGAACATGGACCTGATGCTCGCCTCGTAA
- the speB gene encoding agmatinase, with protein MANRSIDHAFTATSLTSAASDPTFAGALSFMRRRFTKELAGVDVAVWGIPFDAATSNRPGTRFGPQAIRRASAIFDNDAQYPFNRELFADMSVIDYGDCLLDYGNHQDTPAAIERQANVILDSGAFLLTLGGDHYVTWPLLKAHVAKHGPLALMQFDAHQDTWFDEERRIDHGSFVARAAREGIIDPDRSIQIGIRTHAPEDCGVNILYGHQVEEMSASDIASAIISQTRGAPAYLTFDIDCLDPAFAPGTGTPVSGGPSSAKILSVLQRLHQLDIRGADVVEVSPPYDHADITAIAGATVAMYMLGLHAERRAIAVSQG; from the coding sequence TTGGCGAACAGATCGATCGACCACGCCTTCACGGCGACCAGCCTCACTTCCGCCGCGAGCGACCCGACCTTTGCCGGCGCGCTGTCCTTCATGCGCCGCCGGTTCACCAAGGAGCTCGCCGGCGTCGACGTCGCCGTCTGGGGCATTCCCTTCGATGCCGCCACATCGAACAGGCCGGGTACACGCTTCGGACCGCAGGCGATCCGGCGCGCTTCGGCGATCTTCGACAATGATGCGCAATATCCCTTCAACCGCGAACTCTTCGCCGACATGTCCGTGATCGACTACGGCGATTGCCTGCTCGACTATGGCAATCATCAGGACACGCCGGCCGCTATCGAACGCCAGGCGAATGTCATCCTCGACAGCGGCGCCTTCCTGCTGACGCTTGGCGGCGATCACTACGTCACCTGGCCGCTGCTGAAAGCCCATGTGGCAAAACATGGGCCGCTGGCGCTCATGCAATTTGACGCGCACCAGGATACCTGGTTCGACGAGGAACGGCGCATCGACCATGGCTCTTTCGTAGCGCGGGCCGCCCGCGAGGGCATCATCGATCCCGACCGCTCCATTCAGATCGGCATCCGCACCCATGCGCCGGAGGATTGCGGCGTCAATATTCTCTATGGTCATCAGGTCGAGGAGATGAGCGCCAGCGATATCGCCTCGGCGATCATCTCCCAGACGCGCGGGGCGCCGGCCTATCTCACCTTCGATATCGATTGCCTCGATCCGGCCTTCGCGCCGGGCACCGGCACGCCGGTTTCAGGTGGGCCATCGAGCGCCAAGATCCTCTCGGTGCTGCAGCGCCTGCACCAGCTCGATATCCGCGGCGCCGACGTCGTCGAGGTATCGCCGCCCTACGATCATGCCGATATCACCGCCATTGCGGGGGCAACGGTGGCGATGTATATGCTGGGGCTTCATGCCGAGCGACGCGCCATCGCCGTGTCACAAGGCTGA
- the rpsI gene encoding 30S ribosomal protein S9: MADLSSLKDLGTVSEAAAPAHVRKVDSLGRSYATGKRKNAVARVWVKPGSGKITVNGKEFAEYFARPVLQMILRQPIVAAARDGQFDIVATVAGGGLSGQAGAVRHGVSKALTYFEPGLRAVLKKGGFLTRDSRVVERKKYGKAKARRSFQFSKR, encoded by the coding sequence ATGGCTGACCTCTCCTCCCTGAAGGATCTCGGCACGGTTTCCGAAGCTGCTGCTCCGGCCCACGTCCGCAAGGTCGATTCGCTCGGCCGCTCCTACGCGACCGGCAAGCGCAAGAACGCCGTCGCCCGCGTCTGGGTCAAGCCGGGCTCCGGCAAGATCACCGTCAACGGCAAGGAATTCGCGGAATATTTCGCACGTCCGGTGCTGCAGATGATCCTGCGCCAGCCGATCGTTGCGGCTGCCCGTGACGGCCAGTTCGACATCGTCGCAACCGTTGCCGGCGGCGGCCTCTCCGGCCAGGCCGGTGCCGTTCGCCATGGCGTGTCCAAGGCGCTCACCTACTTCGAACCGGGCCTGCGCGCGGTACTGAAGAAGGGCGGCTTCCTGACCCGCGACAGCCGCGTCGTCGAACGCAAGAAGTACGGCAAGGCAAAGGCCCGCCGCTCGTTCCAGTTCTCCAAGCGTTAA
- the rplM gene encoding 50S ribosomal protein L13, translated as MATFSQKPAEVEKKWVIIDAEGLVVGRLASIIAMRLRGKHKATFTPHVDDGDNVIVINAEKVVFTGKKYSDKVYYWHTGYAGGIKERSARQIIEGRFPERVLEKAVERMVPRGPLGRRQMKNLRVYAGSNHPHEAQQPVALDVAALNKKNVRSA; from the coding sequence ATGGCAACCTTCTCCCAGAAGCCTGCAGAGGTGGAGAAGAAGTGGGTGATCATCGACGCCGAAGGGCTGGTCGTTGGCCGTCTCGCTTCCATCATCGCTATGCGCCTGCGCGGCAAGCACAAGGCAACCTTCACGCCTCACGTTGACGACGGCGACAACGTCATCGTCATCAATGCCGAAAAGGTCGTTTTCACCGGCAAGAAGTATTCCGACAAGGTCTACTACTGGCACACCGGTTATGCCGGCGGCATCAAGGAACGCAGCGCACGCCAGATCATCGAAGGCCGCTTCCCGGAGCGCGTCCTCGAAAAGGCCGTCGAACGTATGGTTCCGCGTGGCCCGCTCGGCCGTCGCCAGATGAAGAACCTGCGCGTTTACGCCGGCTCCAACCATCCCCATGAAGCCCAGCAGCCGGTCGCCCTCGATGTTGCCGCGCTCAACAAAAAGAATGTAAGGAGCGCCTGA
- a CDS encoding LysR family transcriptional regulator — protein MHKDFFCMPLHLDQLAAFVNVADLGSFTAAADKEGLTQPAISLQVKGLEQRLGVRLIERVGRRAQPTAAGLDLLVHARRLLQESAAAEEAMMPYRDGANGRVRIGSGGTASIHLLPRAIAVARKSMPGLEITVRIGDADDILRDLEANSLDIAVVALPASGRNFEIEPFYEEELLAVAPTGSLMPEGGPDAAFMRDRTLLLYEGGNTRRAIDAWLAAPDTRIRPAMEFGSIEAIKELVAVGLGWSILPGLALKRDRAGLVATSSLNPRLTRRLGMVLRRDKHLTRGLREMMKCLRAFKG, from the coding sequence ATGCATAAGGATTTCTTTTGTATGCCTCTTCACCTCGATCAGCTTGCCGCCTTCGTCAATGTCGCCGATCTCGGAAGCTTTACGGCTGCGGCGGACAAGGAAGGCCTGACGCAACCGGCCATCAGCCTGCAGGTGAAGGGGCTCGAACAGCGGCTCGGCGTCCGGCTGATCGAGCGTGTCGGGCGGCGGGCCCAGCCGACCGCGGCAGGCCTCGACCTGCTCGTGCATGCAAGGCGACTGCTTCAGGAATCGGCTGCCGCGGAAGAAGCGATGATGCCGTACAGAGATGGCGCCAACGGCCGCGTGCGCATCGGCAGCGGCGGCACGGCGTCGATCCATTTGCTTCCTCGCGCCATCGCCGTCGCCAGAAAATCCATGCCCGGCCTCGAAATCACCGTGCGCATCGGCGACGCTGACGACATTCTGCGCGATCTGGAGGCCAACAGCCTCGACATCGCCGTCGTCGCCCTGCCGGCATCCGGACGGAACTTCGAGATCGAGCCGTTCTACGAGGAGGAATTGCTAGCCGTCGCTCCTACGGGCAGCCTGATGCCCGAAGGCGGGCCGGACGCCGCCTTCATGCGCGACAGGACGCTGCTGCTTTATGAGGGCGGCAATACCAGGCGGGCGATCGACGCGTGGCTGGCTGCACCGGATACCAGGATCCGGCCTGCGATGGAGTTCGGCAGCATCGAGGCGATCAAGGAGCTGGTGGCCGTGGGGCTCGGCTGGTCGATCCTGCCGGGCCTGGCGCTGAAGCGTGACCGCGCTGGCCTCGTTGCGACTTCATCGCTGAACCCGCGGCTCACGCGCCGCCTCGGCATGGTTCTGCGCCGGGACAAACATCTGACACGCGGCCTTCGCGAAATGATGAAATGCCTGCGCGCGTTCAAAGGTTAA
- a CDS encoding DUF1127 domain-containing protein — MALELSGIFETPRDIVRSKLRGMARWSLRLLMTIEHHLEKRCSRRTLLELTDDELCDVGLTRAQARAETSKSWFWS; from the coding sequence ATGGCTCTGGAATTAAGCGGGATCTTTGAAACACCTCGCGATATCGTTCGGTCGAAACTTCGCGGGATGGCGCGATGGAGCCTGCGGCTGCTGATGACGATCGAACATCACCTCGAAAAGCGCTGCAGCCGCCGCACGCTTTTGGAACTCACCGACGACGAGCTTTGCGATGTCGGTCTGACCCGTGCACAGGCGAGGGCAGAAACATCGAAGTCGTGGTTCTGGTCCTGA
- a CDS encoding enoyl-CoA hydratase, with the protein MAEIVSFRKDAAGAEEGGLLTRSLRDGVLRLVLNNPPANVLSIALLEALMQELETAGAEQDARVVVIASTGNVFSAGHDLKELTAHRADEDQGAGFFEKTFRLCADLILKIAHLPKPVIAEIDGLATAAGCQLVASCDLAICTDSSTFCTPGVNIGLFCSTPMVAVSRAAHRKQAMEMLLTGETIDASTAKDFGLVNRIVPKQYLAQVVSKYAAVIASKSPLTLKIGKEAFNRQLELPVEAAYDYTARVMVENMLTKDAQEGIGAFLGKRKAEWTGE; encoded by the coding sequence ATGGCCGAAATCGTATCCTTCCGGAAGGACGCCGCCGGAGCGGAAGAGGGCGGCTTGCTGACCCGCTCGCTGCGCGACGGCGTGCTGCGGCTCGTGCTCAACAACCCACCGGCCAATGTGCTTTCGATCGCGCTTCTCGAAGCGCTGATGCAAGAACTCGAGACGGCCGGGGCGGAGCAGGATGCGCGCGTCGTCGTCATCGCCTCGACCGGCAATGTCTTTTCCGCCGGACATGATCTGAAAGAGCTGACGGCCCATCGCGCCGATGAAGATCAGGGTGCCGGTTTCTTCGAAAAGACCTTCCGGCTCTGCGCCGATCTGATACTGAAGATCGCGCATCTGCCGAAGCCCGTCATTGCCGAGATCGATGGGCTGGCGACGGCTGCTGGCTGCCAGCTCGTTGCTTCCTGCGATCTGGCGATCTGCACGGACAGTTCGACATTCTGTACGCCGGGCGTCAACATCGGCCTGTTCTGTTCGACGCCGATGGTGGCCGTTTCCCGTGCCGCGCACCGCAAACAGGCGATGGAGATGCTGCTGACCGGCGAGACAATCGACGCCTCGACCGCCAAGGATTTCGGCCTCGTCAACCGTATCGTGCCGAAGCAATATCTGGCGCAGGTGGTTTCCAAATATGCGGCTGTGATCGCCAGCAAGTCGCCGTTGACACTGAAGATCGGCAAGGAAGCCTTCAACCGGCAGCTCGAACTGCCGGTGGAGGCGGCATATGATTATACCGCCAGGGTGATGGTCGAGAACATGCTGACTAAGGATGCGCAGGAAGGGATCGGCGCGTTCCTTGGCAAGCGCAAGGCCGAATGGACAGGTGAGTGA
- a CDS encoding EamA family transporter, translated as MPLDVILLVLFGALLHATWNAIIKAGSDKSLDAALISAGGAVSALPFLAFLPLPHASAWPFIGASAILQFAYFQLVAAAYRAGDIGLVYPLMRGCAPLLIAATSGFILQENLSGGALAGTMTISAGVLTLALEARRGSSRAVILSLANACVIASYTYVDGIGARISGNAVSYTLWMSLLPPVLLFSWAASQRGALAVVRHVRCNWWRGLIGGAGSIASYGLALWAMTKAPVATVAALRETAILFALVISITVFKEKASIWRYVAGVVIAIGGLLLKLA; from the coding sequence TTGCCTCTCGACGTTATCCTGCTTGTTCTCTTCGGCGCACTGCTACACGCGACATGGAACGCCATCATCAAGGCGGGGAGCGATAAGTCCCTCGATGCGGCGCTGATCTCGGCCGGCGGCGCGGTTTCGGCGCTGCCGTTCCTTGCATTCCTGCCGTTGCCGCACGCCTCGGCGTGGCCGTTCATCGGTGCCTCCGCCATCCTGCAATTTGCTTATTTCCAATTGGTCGCCGCCGCCTACCGGGCCGGCGATATCGGCCTCGTCTATCCGCTGATGCGTGGCTGCGCGCCGCTGCTGATCGCCGCGACAAGCGGTTTCATTCTGCAGGAAAATCTTTCCGGCGGTGCCCTTGCAGGCACAATGACGATCTCGGCCGGCGTGCTGACGCTCGCCCTGGAGGCGCGGCGTGGCAGCAGCCGGGCCGTCATCCTCTCGCTTGCCAATGCCTGCGTCATCGCCAGCTACACCTATGTCGACGGAATCGGCGCGCGCATCTCCGGCAATGCGGTTTCCTACACTTTGTGGATGTCGCTGCTGCCGCCGGTGCTGCTGTTTTCCTGGGCAGCGTCCCAGCGCGGCGCTTTGGCAGTGGTGCGTCATGTTCGCTGTAACTGGTGGCGCGGCCTTATCGGCGGCGCCGGCTCGATCGCTTCCTACGGGCTGGCACTCTGGGCGATGACGAAAGCCCCGGTCGCGACCGTCGCAGCCTTGCGCGAAACCGCAATCCTCTTTGCGCTGGTGATCTCGATCACCGTCTTCAAGGAAAAAGCCAGCATCTGGCGCTACGTCGCCGGCGTCGTCATCGCGATCGGCGGGCTGCTTCTGAAACTGGCGTGA